CTGATAAGTGTCAGATGGGGAAGCCTTTGGAAAAataaccagctttgttagctgttctttggcGATGGGATAGTATCCCAAACTTGTCAttttttcttcagtccaattgaagactatgttaagggtttctctgagatttgatctacagacccttttcttttccttgatttcagcccttgtaggaatgtttctcATTATTCTTGTTCTCTCCTTGAACtggagctttatctgctctttttagggtttgctctggatgaagagcttcGTATTTCCTGAAGGATTCCTTTGCCTCTTCTAGTATTCAAAATCCTCCTTTATGAACTAtctttgattgatgtgtaaatggcgctgctttttcccaggcatcatatactcctttcatggggccattataaattacataatattttttgtcttgtgtggattttttaataatttcagcaattgACACTGGAAAACACAACTAAAGGGCACATATACTTATTCTTTCGATAAGTCGCATCAAATGCTACCACATCCCCAAACAAATGGTAGTCCAATTGGCTACAATTGTCTGACCAGAAAAGGTGGACCAACCGATCCTCATCATCCGCCAGATATTGCACGAACATTCCTGGGCTCTCTGCTGCCGTTGATTCCAAATACTTAAGGCAAGCCTTGGCATCACCGCCTATGAGCCTCCGTTGCTTGTCTATCTGATTATACATATCTCTTTTCAAAAAGGGCACATTATGAAATCCGCCTGCAGTGTGTACAAATGATGAATAAATTTGAGGAGTTTTAATACCAACTTTCAGCATCATGTTCATCTGATCAATTGCAGCAGAATTCATTTTCCTATGCCCAGGAAGCATAAAAGTTAAcatatcatcaagcatctcatgGTTGTGTTCTTCTTGAAAGTAGCTTACAATCCATCTGCCTGTCTCCTCATGTATATGCACACGCATCTCTGCCCCACATCCACATCTAGTTGTAGGCCTTGGTTCCCGTTTGCGTCGAGCGGCGTCATTATCAGAGTACAAATCTCTAAAACCCTGTCTAAAGCACACAAATGCTTGTTGTGTCACATCATTATTCACATTGCGTCGTATCCGACTCTTCCTTGCAGAAAAACCATTCATTTTGGCATACAAGTTGTAGAATGAAAAGGCAACCGATCGATCTGGAAAATGAAGCCTTCGAATCTGATCTGCAGTTAGCTCTTTAAACTTCACGGTTTGGAGGTCCGCAATCCCGTTAATTGCTCTGTTGTCCCAGTCATCATAGAAATTGTCACCAAAATATTCATCGGAATCGGAAACGCAATCAGACACATCTTCGAGTGTCCTTTCTTGGGGATCTAAATCATGCAACACGTTCATTCCTTCACTGTACAGCGGTGCTTCTTGCTCTGCACAAAAATCTTCTAACCCGGC
This sequence is a window from Arachis duranensis cultivar V14167 chromosome 2, aradu.V14167.gnm2.J7QH, whole genome shotgun sequence. Protein-coding genes within it:
- the LOC107474904 gene encoding protein FAR1-RELATED SEQUENCE 5-like; amino-acid sequence: MTAGLEDFCAEQEAPLYSEGMNVLHDLDPQERTLEDVSDCVSDSDEYFGDNFYDDWDNRAINGIADLQTVKFKELTADQIRRLHFPDRSVAFSFYNLYAKMNGFSARKSRIRRNVNNDVTQQAFVCFRQGFRDLYSDNDAARRKREPRPTTRCGCGAEMRVHIHEETGRWIVSYFQEEHNHEMLDDMLTFMLPGHRKMNSAAIDQMNMMLKVGIKTPQIYSSFVHTAGGFHNVPFLKRDMYNQIDKQRRLIGGDAKACLKYLESTAAESPGMFVQYLADDEDRLVHLFWSDNCSQLDYHLFGDVVAFDATYRKNKYMCPLVVFSSVNC